A portion of the Sphingobacterium spiritivorum genome contains these proteins:
- a CDS encoding outer membrane beta-barrel family protein — MKHILILFLFPSLLWAQQKQMQGKVINDKNETLANVTVVLMDSLYKTIYETQTDASGKFTLSLDHKTNYYISAKDLNYQTYEEFVQPDTIQNQFLIRLAAKTNQLEEVTVEGKRPRVTRKVDRLEFNVQNSNISALSSWEILKRTPLVKVLGSDISIKGSRNILVMINDKPVTLTGEELKNLLENSSGTDVQAVEVITNPPAKYEASGTAIINIKMKQNQLYGYRGVLLAKVEQSNYGKQIFGLTNYFKTEKFNFKGIYNFGRGTYARYGTDYVQYASDNTTWISKMDRIDENKNQQTYVFTADYNPDSTLTLSFGWNGFYSPNSEGIYRVPTLIYNQQQQVESNYLTTNDHYRSTKNNNLFLQLVKKFSTANTLDWATYYTTNNRVNYQDILTELNFKDQAPSTSHFTSDNDNKTRLFSTQVDFSHKGKQLELEFGGKYSYVSTFSKLIFADNENGELAFRPEKSSDFDYQEHNVAGYGSASYQWKKWSLKAGLRAEYTNLTGTVSQPSDINKTDYLTLFPTFYAQYETNDKSQIGFSYGKRISRPSYSWLNPTKSYYNLFSYFQGDARLRATIVHNLNLTYTRNNWNIDLFYRYEKWPSMEISYQDDATHNLIYHYTNIEKGQGAGIDISKNLDIKPWWSINGMLSAMYNENYFEGVDKLIHKNDVYQLNTTLSTSFILNKKTDWNVEVGNSYYSPSIQGPFRISGFSSTYFVMNRKFMHKKLELSLYFLDIFKSEKVKVATNYANQNNYFLDYQDTRKISATLRFNFGNQTIRNNKTIRKTDEQNRL, encoded by the coding sequence ATGAAACACATTCTAATACTCTTTCTTTTTCCGTCTCTTTTATGGGCGCAGCAAAAACAGATGCAAGGTAAAGTAATCAACGATAAAAATGAAACACTGGCAAATGTTACGGTAGTGCTCATGGACAGCTTATACAAGACAATCTATGAAACACAGACAGATGCATCCGGAAAATTTACGCTCTCCCTTGACCACAAAACCAATTACTATATCAGTGCTAAGGATCTTAATTATCAGACCTACGAAGAATTTGTTCAGCCCGACACCATACAAAATCAGTTCCTGATCCGTCTGGCAGCAAAGACAAACCAATTGGAAGAGGTAACTGTAGAAGGCAAACGTCCTCGTGTAACCCGAAAAGTAGATCGTCTTGAATTTAATGTACAAAACAGTAATATCTCTGCACTGAGCAGCTGGGAAATACTGAAACGTACGCCACTGGTCAAAGTCCTCGGTTCGGACATCAGTATCAAAGGAAGTCGCAATATACTGGTTATGATCAATGATAAACCGGTCACTCTTACCGGAGAGGAATTGAAAAACCTGTTAGAGAACAGTTCGGGAACTGATGTACAGGCGGTGGAAGTCATTACGAATCCTCCTGCCAAATATGAAGCCTCCGGAACGGCTATTATTAATATCAAAATGAAACAGAATCAACTGTATGGCTACAGAGGTGTACTATTAGCGAAGGTGGAACAAAGTAACTACGGCAAACAAATTTTCGGACTTACCAACTATTTCAAAACGGAAAAGTTCAATTTCAAAGGAATCTACAATTTCGGAAGAGGAACTTATGCTCGCTACGGCACCGATTATGTGCAATATGCAAGTGATAATACGACTTGGATCAGCAAAATGGACCGTATCGATGAAAATAAAAATCAACAAACCTACGTGTTTACAGCAGATTATAATCCGGATAGTACATTAACACTATCTTTTGGCTGGAATGGATTTTACAGTCCCAATTCAGAAGGAATATACCGTGTACCTACACTTATCTATAATCAGCAGCAGCAGGTAGAATCCAACTATCTGACAACCAATGATCATTACAGAAGCACAAAAAACAACAACCTGTTTCTGCAACTGGTCAAAAAATTCTCTACCGCTAATACCTTAGACTGGGCCACTTATTACACCACGAATAACAGGGTTAATTATCAGGACATCCTTACAGAGCTTAATTTTAAAGATCAGGCTCCGTCCACTTCACATTTTACCAGTGACAACGACAATAAGACCAGGCTTTTTTCCACACAAGTAGATTTCAGCCACAAAGGAAAGCAACTGGAACTGGAATTTGGAGGAAAATACAGCTACGTAAGCACATTCAGTAAACTGATATTTGCAGACAATGAAAATGGGGAATTAGCTTTCAGACCGGAAAAAAGCAGTGATTTTGATTATCAGGAACATAATGTCGCCGGATATGGATCAGCATCCTATCAATGGAAAAAGTGGAGTCTCAAAGCCGGCCTGCGTGCTGAATACACAAACTTAACCGGAACCGTATCGCAACCATCCGATATCAACAAAACCGATTACCTGACACTGTTTCCTACTTTCTATGCACAATACGAGACGAATGATAAGTCACAGATCGGTTTTTCCTATGGTAAACGTATCAGCAGACCTTCTTACTCCTGGCTCAATCCGACCAAATCCTATTACAATCTCTTCTCCTATTTTCAGGGAGATGCACGTCTTCGCGCAACCATTGTACATAACCTGAACCTGACTTATACCCGAAATAACTGGAATATTGATTTGTTCTACCGTTATGAGAAATGGCCTTCTATGGAAATTTCCTATCAGGATGATGCCACTCACAACCTGATCTATCACTACACCAATATCGAAAAGGGACAAGGCGCAGGAATAGATATAAGCAAGAATCTGGATATCAAACCCTGGTGGTCTATAAATGGAATGCTTTCGGCAATGTACAATGAAAATTATTTTGAAGGTGTAGATAAACTGATTCATAAAAATGATGTGTACCAGCTTAATACAACACTCAGTACCAGCTTTATCCTTAATAAAAAAACAGACTGGAATGTAGAAGTTGGCAATTCTTATTACTCCCCCTCTATACAGGGACCGTTCAGAATTTCCGGATTTTCATCCACCTACTTTGTTATGAATCGTAAGTTTATGCATAAAAAATTAGAACTGAGTCTCTATTTTCTGGACATTTTCAAATCGGAAAAAGTGAAAGTTGCAACCAACTATGCGAATCAGAACAATTATTTCCTGGATTATCAGGACACCCGGAAAATAAGTGCAACATTGCGCTTTAACTTTGGAAATCAGACGATCAGAAACAATAAAACTATAAGGAAAACAGATGAACAGAATCGTCTGTAA
- a CDS encoding alpha-L-fucosidase, producing the protein MKKPIWVMLLCSLVSAAAHAQGRGNALPVRNTYAIEKTDRDADKILKAAHVVPTANQYQALGHEFIAFIHFGPNTFTRMEWGNGMEDPSIFDLKNLDTDQWCASMKAAGMKMVILTVKHHDGFVLWQSRYTAHGIMSTSFRDGKGDVLKDLSASCRKYGLKLGVYLSPADLFQIENPEGLYGNQSTYSKRTIPRDVPGRPFRNKTKFQFEVDDYNEYFLNQLFELLTEYGPIHEVWFDGAHPKTKGGQKYNYAAWRELIKKLAPEAVIFGKEDIRWCGNESGNTRSTEWNVIPYESDPAGLSNFPDLTKEDLGSRAQLLKSNFLHYQQAETNTSIREGWFYRDDTHQKVRNADDVFDIYERSVGGNSTFLLNIPPNREGKFSAEDVSVLQEVGQRIRDTYGANLLKNAKGPKETLDGDSKTFTLLKENTGELIFTTPNPITVNRFVIQEAVSTNGERIEGHALDIWSEGQWKEIAKATNVGYKRILRFPEVQSDRFRLRILESRYLSAISNIGAYYSPSRPPQLMFARDVNGMLTIKPLEHEFGWKPHGEDVLKNLNMDYVIHYTLDGSTPTLQSPVYDQPFLMKPGTIKAIAVDKNKVIGAVADQTFGISKAEWKIISLSSETEKKTGKMAIDADVKSYWQTQNTGQNQYIAVDLGKAYQLSSFSYTPQRVHAKGMMAKGVIKVSNDGQNWTLAEQFEFGNLINDPTMRTYRFKQKIQARYIRIESTEIAGADQSLAIAELDFYE; encoded by the coding sequence ATGAAAAAACCAATTTGGGTAATGCTTCTGTGCAGTCTGGTCAGCGCTGCTGCTCATGCGCAGGGGAGAGGAAATGCCTTACCTGTCAGGAATACGTATGCTATCGAAAAAACAGACAGAGATGCGGACAAAATATTAAAAGCAGCGCATGTCGTCCCGACGGCCAATCAATATCAGGCACTCGGACATGAATTTATTGCTTTTATTCATTTTGGTCCAAATACATTTACCCGAATGGAATGGGGAAACGGGATGGAAGATCCGTCGATATTTGATCTCAAAAATCTGGATACAGATCAATGGTGTGCATCCATGAAAGCGGCCGGTATGAAAATGGTTATTCTGACGGTCAAACACCATGATGGCTTTGTCCTGTGGCAAAGCCGGTATACTGCGCACGGCATCATGTCTACTTCTTTCAGAGATGGAAAAGGCGATGTATTAAAGGATCTGTCCGCTTCATGTCGCAAATACGGACTAAAGCTGGGTGTATATCTCTCGCCTGCAGATCTTTTTCAGATAGAAAATCCGGAGGGTTTATACGGCAATCAGAGTACCTACAGTAAACGTACTATTCCGCGTGATGTTCCGGGACGTCCGTTCAGGAATAAAACAAAATTTCAGTTTGAGGTTGATGATTATAATGAGTATTTCCTCAATCAATTATTTGAATTGTTAACAGAATACGGCCCCATTCATGAAGTCTGGTTTGACGGAGCACATCCCAAGACCAAAGGTGGACAAAAATATAACTATGCCGCCTGGCGTGAGCTGATAAAAAAACTGGCTCCTGAGGCTGTGATTTTTGGTAAAGAAGATATCCGCTGGTGTGGCAATGAGTCCGGAAATACCCGGAGTACAGAATGGAATGTTATTCCCTATGAAAGTGATCCTGCCGGATTGAGTAACTTTCCGGATCTGACAAAGGAGGATCTCGGTAGCAGAGCACAACTATTGAAAAGCAATTTTTTACATTATCAGCAGGCTGAAACCAATACTTCTATACGTGAGGGTTGGTTCTACAGAGATGATACCCACCAAAAAGTCCGGAATGCAGATGATGTCTTTGATATTTATGAACGCTCTGTAGGAGGTAATTCTACATTTTTGTTAAATATTCCTCCGAATAGAGAAGGTAAGTTTTCTGCAGAAGATGTATCTGTATTGCAGGAAGTGGGGCAGCGTATCCGGGACACATACGGCGCTAACCTGCTGAAAAATGCTAAGGGTCCTAAAGAAACGCTGGATGGAGATTCCAAAACTTTCACACTGTTAAAAGAGAATACAGGAGAACTAATCTTTACGACCCCGAATCCGATTACAGTAAATCGTTTCGTGATTCAGGAAGCGGTAAGTACAAATGGTGAACGGATAGAAGGTCATGCACTCGATATATGGTCTGAGGGGCAATGGAAAGAGATTGCAAAGGCAACAAATGTGGGATATAAACGTATTCTTCGTTTTCCTGAGGTGCAATCCGACCGGTTCAGACTAAGGATACTCGAGAGTCGTTACCTGTCTGCAATAAGCAATATAGGAGCCTATTACTCGCCATCACGTCCTCCTCAGCTGATGTTTGCCAGAGATGTTAACGGTATGCTCACTATCAAGCCCCTGGAGCATGAATTCGGATGGAAACCACACGGCGAGGATGTACTCAAAAATCTAAATATGGATTATGTGATTCACTATACATTAGACGGAAGTACACCTACTCTTCAATCACCAGTTTACGATCAACCTTTTCTGATGAAACCCGGTACAATCAAAGCGATAGCTGTAGATAAGAATAAGGTGATCGGGGCAGTGGCGGATCAGACCTTCGGAATTTCCAAAGCAGAATGGAAGATCATATCCCTGAGCAGTGAAACAGAGAAAAAAACAGGAAAGATGGCTATAGATGCTGATGTCAAAAGCTATTGGCAAACACAAAATACAGGACAGAATCAGTATATAGCAGTAGATCTGGGAAAAGCATATCAACTTTCTTCTTTTTCCTATACTCCGCAGCGTGTACATGCTAAAGGAATGATGGCTAAAGGAGTTATAAAAGTTAGTAACGACGGGCAGAACTGGACTCTTGCAGAGCAGTTTGAATTTGGAAACCTGATCAATGATCCTACTATGCGGACCTATAGATTCAAACAAAAGATACAGGCACGTTATATCCGGATAGAATCTACTGAAATAGCCGGTGCTGATCAGTCATTAGCTATAGCAGAGCTGGATTTTTACGAATAA
- a CDS encoding SGNH/GDSL hydrolase family protein, translating into MNTNRRSFISKSLLTVGAAVAGTSLLQGRENNLSLPAKGNQISIKKNDIILFQGDSITDAGRQKDNPNPNETSAFGSGYALLAAGSLLSEHASKNIKIFNKGISGNRVPDLQKRWQRDTFDIKPTILSILIGVNDFWRTMDSGASNTAQQYKEQYQKLLDDTLKQLPNVQLIIGEPFGLKGVKHVTDAWYPAFEGYQQAARDVAKEFKAILIPYQTIFDKALAEAPGNYWTTDGVHTSLAGATLMAESWLNTIK; encoded by the coding sequence ATGAACACAAACAGAAGATCTTTTATCAGCAAAAGTCTGCTCACCGTAGGTGCAGCTGTGGCCGGCACCTCATTACTACAAGGTCGTGAAAACAATTTGTCCTTACCGGCAAAAGGTAATCAGATCAGCATTAAGAAAAACGATATTATCCTTTTTCAGGGAGACTCCATTACAGATGCTGGGCGTCAGAAAGACAATCCCAATCCAAATGAAACTTCCGCATTCGGCAGCGGCTATGCATTATTAGCAGCGGGCAGTCTCTTGTCTGAACATGCATCCAAAAATATCAAGATTTTTAATAAGGGTATCAGCGGTAACCGGGTGCCGGATCTGCAGAAACGCTGGCAAAGAGATACTTTTGACATCAAACCTACTATCCTGAGTATCCTGATCGGCGTTAATGATTTCTGGAGGACAATGGATAGCGGTGCCAGCAATACGGCACAACAGTATAAAGAGCAGTATCAGAAACTTCTGGATGACACTTTGAAACAATTACCCAACGTACAGCTTATTATCGGGGAACCTTTCGGTCTGAAAGGGGTAAAACATGTAACTGATGCATGGTATCCTGCTTTTGAAGGCTATCAGCAGGCGGCACGTGATGTTGCAAAAGAATTTAAAGCTATCCTGATCCCTTATCAGACTATTTTTGACAAGGCACTCGCTGAGGCTCCGGGCAATTACTGGACTACGGATGGCGTACACACCAGTCTTGCAGGAGCAACATTAATGGCAGAATCCTGGTTAAATACCATTAAATAA
- a CDS encoding aspartate aminotransferase family protein, with amino-acid sequence MLSNRELFLMNTAQTSNSPRLVEVEKAEGIYLYGPQGQQYMDLVSGFNVSNIGHRHPKVLEAIREQLDKYLHVTVYGEFVQAPQVQFATDLLAVLPSSFESVYLTNSGAEAVEGSMKIAKRFTGRRQIIAAKKAYHGSTQGALSLIGNEDYQTAYAPLLPEIDFITFNDLSDLSAITDKTAAVILEAIQGEAGVRVPDIAYMQAVRKRCDETGTLLIFDEIQTGFGRTGKLFAFEHFGIVPDILMLAKGIGGGMPLGAFVAPKQIMDVIKDNPMLGHITTFGGHPVSCAAARASLQVIKDEKLIEQVEEKALLFRQLLQHPKIKEIRGLGLMMCLQLENFDQVYQVSKYCAEHGVMIDWYLHCETALRVAPPLTITTDQIREACTLILAGVEKYA; translated from the coding sequence ATGTTAAGTAATCGTGAATTATTCCTGATGAATACAGCCCAGACATCAAACTCTCCCCGTCTGGTAGAAGTAGAAAAAGCAGAAGGAATTTATTTATATGGTCCGCAGGGACAACAATATATGGATCTGGTATCGGGTTTTAATGTGAGCAATATAGGTCACAGACATCCTAAGGTACTGGAGGCAATACGGGAGCAACTGGACAAATATCTCCATGTCACTGTATATGGTGAGTTTGTACAGGCACCACAGGTACAGTTTGCAACAGATCTGCTGGCTGTGCTACCCTCGTCTTTTGAATCGGTATATCTGACAAACAGCGGAGCGGAAGCTGTAGAAGGATCCATGAAAATTGCAAAACGCTTCACAGGAAGAAGACAGATTATAGCTGCAAAAAAAGCATACCACGGAAGTACACAGGGAGCACTTAGCCTTATCGGCAATGAAGATTATCAAACCGCATATGCGCCTTTGCTACCGGAGATAGACTTTATTACCTTCAATGATCTTTCAGATCTATCTGCGATCACTGATAAGACCGCAGCTGTCATCTTAGAAGCTATTCAGGGTGAGGCTGGTGTACGCGTCCCCGACATAGCTTATATGCAGGCTGTGCGCAAGCGTTGTGATGAAACCGGAACACTGCTAATCTTTGATGAGATACAAACCGGATTCGGACGTACCGGAAAACTCTTTGCTTTCGAACATTTCGGCATCGTTCCGGACATTCTTATGCTGGCAAAAGGTATAGGAGGAGGAATGCCTCTGGGAGCATTCGTTGCTCCTAAACAGATCATGGATGTGATCAAAGACAATCCCATGTTAGGACATATCACCACATTCGGAGGACATCCTGTAAGTTGTGCCGCAGCAAGAGCATCCTTACAGGTCATAAAAGATGAAAAACTGATCGAACAGGTAGAGGAAAAAGCACTGCTTTTCCGTCAGTTGCTCCAGCATCCGAAAATTAAAGAGATACGCGGATTAGGTCTGATGATGTGTCTGCAACTGGAAAATTTTGATCAGGTCTACCAAGTTAGCAAGTACTGCGCTGAACATGGTGTGATGATAGACTGGTATCTGCACTGTGAGACTGCACTGCGGGTAGCACCTCCGCTGACGATCACCACGGATCAGATCCGAGAAGCCTGTACCCTAATTCTGGCAGGAGTAGAAAAATACGCTTAG
- a CDS encoding RNA polymerase sigma factor, which translates to MEDTLIISKFADEATREEAFGLLLKKYQQKIYWHVRRMVIDHDDADDVVQDIFIKVWRNLGNFREDSQLYTWLYRIATNECITFLNKKKQKQNVSLDDDTSAYLAESLSDGSYFNGDKAQLKLQQALLTLPEKQKLVFNMKYFDDMKYEEISDVLGTSVGALKASYHLAVKKIEHFFHTHD; encoded by the coding sequence ATGGAAGATACTTTAATAATTTCGAAATTTGCGGACGAAGCCACGCGCGAGGAAGCATTCGGATTATTGTTGAAGAAATATCAGCAAAAAATTTATTGGCATGTGAGAAGGATGGTAATCGATCATGACGATGCCGATGATGTGGTACAGGATATCTTTATCAAGGTATGGCGCAATCTGGGCAACTTCCGTGAAGACTCTCAGTTGTACACCTGGCTATATCGTATCGCGACGAATGAATGTATTACCTTTCTGAATAAGAAAAAACAGAAGCAGAATGTGTCGTTGGATGACGACACATCTGCCTATCTGGCCGAATCCCTTTCGGATGGCAGCTATTTTAACGGAGATAAAGCTCAGTTGAAATTGCAACAGGCACTGTTAACACTACCGGAAAAGCAAAAACTGGTATTCAACATGAAATACTTCGATGATATGAAGTATGAAGAGATATCAGATGTATTGGGGACAAGTGTAGGAGCATTAAAAGCCTCTTATCATCTGGCTGTGAAAAAAATTGAGCACTTTTTTCACACGCACGATTAA
- a CDS encoding transketolase, with the protein MSADINKLEQIASQVRRDIVRMVHACQSGHPGGSLGCTDYFVALYFNAMKRNPSFHMDGIGEDLFFLSNGHISPVFYSTLARAGYFEVSELATFRKINSRLQGHPTTHEGLPGIRIASGSLGQGLSVAIGAAQAKKLNKDNNLVYVLMGDGELQEGQVWEAAMYAPHNKIDNLIATVDYNKAQIDGSTDQVLSLGDLRAKWEAFGWDVLEIAKGNDMTAVVAGLEEAKSHTGKGKPVVILMHTEMGNGVDFMMGSHKWHGVAPNDDQLTSALGQLQQTLGDY; encoded by the coding sequence ATGAGTGCAGATATAAACAAACTAGAACAAATCGCATCGCAAGTAAGACGTGACATCGTACGCATGGTACACGCCTGTCAGTCAGGACACCCTGGAGGATCATTAGGTTGTACCGATTATTTTGTGGCGCTTTATTTCAACGCTATGAAACGCAATCCGTCATTCCATATGGACGGAATCGGAGAAGATCTCTTCTTCTTGTCAAATGGTCACATTTCTCCTGTTTTCTACAGTACACTGGCAAGAGCGGGTTATTTTGAAGTAAGTGAATTAGCTACTTTCAGAAAGATCAACTCCCGTCTGCAGGGACACCCGACGACACACGAAGGTCTTCCGGGAATCCGTATTGCTTCCGGATCTTTGGGTCAGGGACTTTCTGTAGCGATCGGTGCTGCACAAGCAAAAAAATTAAACAAAGACAATAATCTGGTGTACGTCCTGATGGGCGACGGTGAGCTTCAGGAAGGACAGGTGTGGGAAGCTGCGATGTATGCACCTCATAACAAAATAGACAATCTGATTGCAACCGTTGACTACAACAAAGCACAGATTGACGGTTCTACAGATCAGGTACTTTCACTGGGAGATCTCCGTGCTAAATGGGAAGCTTTCGGATGGGATGTACTTGAAATTGCAAAAGGTAACGATATGACTGCTGTTGTAGCAGGTCTTGAAGAAGCAAAATCACATACCGGAAAAGGAAAACCGGTTGTTATCCTGATGCATACAGAAATGGGTAATGGTGTTGACTTTATGATGGGATCTCACAAATGGCATGGTGTAGCACCGAATGATGACCAGTTAACATCTGCATTAGGTCAGTTACAACAAACTTTAGGAGATTATTAA
- a CDS encoding transketolase family protein, protein MKKYTYTESKDTRSGFGAGLLEAGKQDENVVALCADLIGSLKMNDFIKEFPERFFQIGIAEANMMGIAAGLTIGGKVPFTGTFANFSTGRVYDQIRQSIAYSDKNVKIAASHAGLTLGEDGATHQILEDIGLMKMLPGMTVINPCDFNQTKAATIAVAKHHGPVYLRFGRPVVPNFTPADQEFVIGKAILLNEGTDVTIIATGHLVWEAIQAGEKLAELGISAEIINIHTIKPLDEEAVLKSVGKTKCVVTAEEHNRLGGLGDSVAQVLAKHLPTPQEYVAVNDSFGESGTPAQLMEKYGLNAEAIVAAAQKVIKRK, encoded by the coding sequence ATGAAAAAATATACATACACAGAATCAAAAGATACACGTTCGGGTTTCGGAGCTGGATTACTGGAAGCTGGTAAGCAGGACGAAAATGTCGTGGCCTTATGTGCTGACTTGATCGGTTCATTGAAAATGAACGATTTCATAAAAGAATTTCCGGAGCGTTTTTTCCAGATTGGTATTGCAGAAGCAAACATGATGGGTATCGCAGCGGGTCTGACAATAGGCGGTAAAGTTCCATTCACAGGTACATTTGCCAATTTCTCTACAGGTCGTGTTTATGACCAGATACGTCAATCTATCGCCTATTCGGACAAAAATGTAAAGATTGCTGCTTCACACGCAGGTCTTACACTGGGAGAAGACGGTGCTACGCACCAGATCCTGGAAGATATCGGTCTGATGAAAATGTTACCTGGAATGACAGTAATCAACCCATGTGATTTCAACCAGACCAAAGCAGCTACTATTGCTGTTGCCAAACACCACGGTCCTGTATACTTACGTTTCGGACGTCCTGTAGTACCTAACTTTACTCCTGCAGATCAGGAGTTCGTCATCGGTAAAGCTATCCTGTTGAATGAGGGTACTGACGTAACGATCATCGCTACAGGTCACCTGGTATGGGAAGCAATCCAGGCCGGAGAAAAACTGGCAGAACTAGGTATCAGTGCAGAAATCATCAACATTCATACAATTAAACCTCTGGATGAAGAAGCTGTATTGAAATCTGTTGGTAAAACAAAATGTGTAGTTACAGCTGAAGAACACAACCGTCTGGGTGGTCTGGGCGACAGTGTGGCACAGGTTTTGGCGAAACATTTGCCTACTCCACAAGAGTATGTTGCTGTAAACGACAGTTTCGGTGAATCCGGAACTCCGGCCCAGTTAATGGAGAAATACGGTTTGAATGCAGAAGCAATCGTTGCTGCAGCTCAGAAAGTAATTAAGAGAAAATAA